Within Lolium rigidum isolate FL_2022 chromosome 5, APGP_CSIRO_Lrig_0.1, whole genome shotgun sequence, the genomic segment ACTACAGTTAAGTAAGCTTATAGGCCTAAACTTCTTCATATTCCTAGCATCATTTTATTTTGGTATCAGAGTGATCATAGCAAAATTTAATCTAAAAATATCCAAATTATCATCAAACCAAGCATCAAAAAGATTCATCAGATCTTGAGCAATAATGTCCCAATATTTCTGGTAGAAGAAAAAGGATAAGCCATCAACATAGGAACCAAACATAGCTTATTTTATTTCCTCCATGGTGAATCTACTCCCTATCATCTCATTTTCTTCTACAGTTACTTTTTCTCCAGGAAGGAAGAAATTATCTAACAGCCTGATATCAGGTCTCCCTTCAGCTCCAAATAAATATTTATAATATTTTTTAGCTATCTCTAGCATACCCCTTGTTTCAGTTACAGGGCCTTCATGACCATCTAGCACATGAATCATTTTCTTCCTGCTTCTTTGATTAGCTAAAGCATGAAAATAAGCAGTATTCCTATCTCCCTCACATATATATTTATCTCTAGAACGTTGTTTAGCTTTTATTTCCTCAATAAGCCAAAAAGAACTCAGCTCCTCAAGGATTTGCTTAAATCTTTCAGCCTCACCCTTCAAAAGTTATTGGGTTTCAGCTTTAATATCTAAGGCATCATATTCTTCCATGAgggattttttctttttcctcaTCTCAGCATCTATATTTGCACTCCACCCTTTAACAGAGCTCCTAAAGCATCTTACTTTAGCTTGCTAAATATCCAGGGGTTTCTACTATTAACCTGAATAGACCAAGCTTTAACTACTACCTCTAGGAAATCTACTCTAGTACTCCACCATTTCTCAAATTTAAAACTACTTTTCTTAGGAGCAGTAGCCTCCCCAGAATCCCAGATTATGGGGGTATGATCACTCCCTAATCTAGGTAAAGCTCTTGCATTCCCTAAAGGGAACATCGCCTCAAAGCTAGTGTTATAGAAAATTCTATCAATCCTACTCATAATTCTATTGCTTTGATTATTACTCCAGGTAAAAGATCTACTAGCCAAACCAATCTCTACTAGAGCCCACATATCTATCCAAGCATTAAATTTGTCAACCCATTTAAAATCTATAACCCCATTACTCTTATCACACTGGGATCTAACCAGATTGAAATCACCCCCAATCATGGCAGGTCCATCCCAACTTAAAAACAACTCATGTAGTTCTGAAATAAAAGCATTTTTACCCTCCTCATAAGGTGAGCCATAAACTGTAGTAAGCCTAATATCCACACCAGAACTTTTAATTCTAGCAATTGTACTAACAGAGAAAGATTTAATGTCCCAAGAAATAACCTCAAAGATGTCACTATTTATACCAACTAAAATCCCACCAGCAGAACCAGCTGCAGGCATAAAATTCCACTCAAAATTCCTATTTCCTAAAATGGTTTTCAGGAAAGACTTAGAGAACTTCTCTTTTTTGTCTCCTGGAAACCAATGTAGTCAACTTTTAAAGAAATAACAGTGTCCTCTAGACACATTTTCCTACCAGGAGCAGTAATCCCTCTAATCTAATAACCTCTATCCATTTCTCCCCCTCATCCTCATAATTTTCCCTacacttcctatttctaatcaaaGGAGTAGTCACTAAATTTACATTACTAGGTAATAAAGGAACACACAGAGATTCTTGAGTTATATTCTCCCTAGGAATCTCAAGATCTACTAACACATTCATCGGAGAAACCACATTACTCCTATGACTCCTAGAATGAGTATCATGATTTTCCTCTTTTTCACCACTAGCACTAAATGCAGATATATCAATACCAACATTCCTAGCAAAGGATTCAAGATAATCAACATCTAGGGACTGAAAAGCATTAGAATGAATTATACCTTTCATCTTCTTGTTGGGCTCCTCCAGATTATTCTTTTTCTTGTATTCAATAGCCTTCTTCATCACATTCATAGACCTATCCACCCTAGAGCTCTGCCTTGTAGCTTGAACATGCCCCTAAACTTTCTTCTTCATTGGTTTCCCTTGTTGATCTATGTCCACCACTTCTTCTTTGTCAGTCTTCTCAAAGTTAGGAAGGATATCCTCTGGCAGAGCAACTTCCAGACCACCAGCACCCATCTCCATACTTCCCAAATCAATCCCCTGATTGCAAGCTGGAGTCTCTTGATCATCCAAGAGGAAGATTTGGATTTCCTCCTCATTGTCTCATCAGCTATGCTAGATCCACTCCTCCAGATAAACCTACATCCTCACCAACACAGCCATTCTTGAGCAGCAAGTCATAAACCTCTGCACCACTGACATATTCTTTTACCTCTTCATCATTAGTGACTAGTCTTCTCACCACAGATCCAGAGCTGGAGGCACCAGAAGTCACCACAACAGAATTTTCAGAACCATTTCATGCTGGACTGCTTCTGTCAGTATCCATACCATCTTGCCTTTCACCAGTATGTCCATCATTCCCATGTTCCGACTGCctctttccgttgttgtcgagaaagaagtgcatttggcatggtccgttcaagagATCTTCGGGTGACACATACGGCCTTTGGAagcttggtccattattttgtctgCTGGGATGGGGACCGTCCCTGTAATCGCTGCGCTGTTcaccactcttttgataatcatcaCGATTATTACCTCCACTAGTTCCttggaagccagccgatatttggtcgAGACCGTCATAGTCTGAGAACTGGCAATCCTTCTGCAGGTTGCCGCAATGTCTATGGCAGGGTGTCGCGGCCCTTGGCGGCTGTTGCGCCTACCTCGGCAGGCTGCCACCGCTGACCCGCTGCACCCGTCTTTGTCGCCATCGCCCGAGActacatcgacaacgccgccatcAATACTGATCTGCGGGTCGTCCATGCCATGGCGCGTACATCGCCgttgtcggtctgatcaaccgatcgCTCGCACGTCTCAGCTAAGCACTTCCCCAAGCACGCGCCTACGTACCACTGATCGAGCTACGGGGTTCACCCCTTCGTGCTGTTGTGTCATCgcctttggtccatgctaccGGCCTCTGACGCGCCTTCCAAGGCGTGTACATCGCTGGTGGCCTTCCACCGCTGCATTGACTCGCGCTTTGCAGCTACGCCGACCCCTCAGGCTGAGATGTCGATGCAAGCAATCTACTTCGCCGTCCTTGGGCACCGACGTTCCAGGCTACTACCACGCCGCCCCAACAACGCGGGTCGCCACCATCAGCGCAAGGTCTACGTCAAGCCGCCgggttcttcctcgcctacttcgagtACCTTCGTCGCACCTCCACAGGTAACATGCATGGCCACTTCTGGTCGTCGCATGCCTCGCCGACCACCTCTACAGTCTAAGCATCCAGCATGGCCACTCCTGGTCGCCACTGGTtttgccgccttctacgtctccgtCCACCACGACCCCGTTGCCAGCGTCATCGTTTCGGCCCCGACTACTTCGTCCACTCCGACAACCGTGGACTGCATCGGCACCTCTCCCTCTTCCCCGCTCTGCGTCTCGCCACCGCTCTGGAGGCCTCCTCTTCTAgtccccctgacactggcgcatgTCCATGATTTTCCCTGCCCTCGCACGCCCAGTATTGGCAACACCGGTACGTGCCTTCAtccccgacgcgtccccgggcctggcaagctcggatcgGTGCCTCGtcctcatcggcttcgacaacgtcttcatcGGTATCGACTCTtttacgactgcctcgaccgcgtagCCGATTTCGTCTTTGCATACTCGGTTCTGGAAAAAtcggagtatgccttcgtccccgacgtgcacctaattctggcaaaactagggcagcaCCTCGTCTTCGATGGCtctgactgcatcgacttcggcatcgacacccTCTTCAACGACTTCCTCGAcgtgtctccgtcactctcctcgcgcactatgcgcttgcggcttcatgtgcgcggctacctcgacaccgggCTCTGTGTAAGTGTAATGTAACCGCATATATAGGTAGCTTCCATGATCTTATCTCTCCGCGTCGCTCATGATCTGCTGGCGATAGTGGTCCGTCACCACCACGATTTTCTCTTCGTCGCCGGCGATTGTGTTCATCAGCCAATTGACCCCACGTACGTAGAGGCCGACTGCTCCTCCTGCCTCCTCGTCACTAGCTAGGGCAGTGCGAGCGTTAGTTCCCATTTCCCAATGCGCTAGACTGCCAGCTAATATGCTGTCGAACTATCTGACCACACACCGCGCTGACGCGTCGCCATGCTACATGGAAGGCACTGCCACCCATGTCAGCATGCCCGTAAAAGGCCTTGCCGAGGCTCGTGACGGCATGAACCACCTTGCAGTGCGCTGTCGCCAGTAAGCACTGTCTTGACATGCCTCCCGCCCTTCGGCCATGATCGCTACTGCCTGACAAAGTCGCCGTAGGTGAGCAGACAACGGCTTACATAAATACTACTTGTACCTACACATACGCTACTTATTCGTACAAATAAGTTGTACTATACGGGTTTTATACATGACTACATATATCGATTGAGTTTTTAAATGACCATCATTCCGTTAATTGTGAAGAGGTATCGAGCGACCATAATAGTCTTTGTGTTTGATTTTGTCTAAGTTTGAGGGAAGTTGTACAGGAGAAAACTTGCGTTTTAAACAGTAGCACGCTGCTTCCACACCAACCAGTTATTGAAGTCTTGATCAGAAACTTAATTCGGCACATGAgatcatatgctcctgccacccgaAAAAcactttgaaatgtcaaaaaaaattaaacaaaaattTGTACGCATCGACATTCTACGTATAGGTACATCAAGTTTTGCAAAATACCAACGTTTTTTATGACctgtgtgaaaaagacaaaaaaaaagtcatGTACACTGCCTTTTTTgcacaaaaatttgtcttttttacacacaacAGTAAAAATTTCGGTTTTCCGTAGAACCACTTTGTGAACATGTAGCACTTCGAGATGTACCAATTAAATTTTATGTCCGAAATTTTCAATATTTTAAAagtgtatttaaaataaaatttaaaaaccgggagcatatgctcccgggtgccaaacgCCTTGATCTGTCTTGATCTCATAGAAGCCTTTATAGAAtaaattatttgttgattattgatACCTGGTAGTAGAGTAGTGAGATCATCAAACATCTACAAAGAATAAGTGCCTTCTCCCACTCAGCCGCTGTTCGAGCAAACTTGTCCAACCTTTCAGCTATGCAAACTAAGTTTGGTAAGCACTCGCTCAAGTCAAATCTCGCTCTTGTAGTGTCCTTCTTTCTTGACCCAAGATACAAGAGAAGCGGAATGGAGCATTTTATGAGGAAGATTCATCGGGAGCTGTGGTATCGTGGTAAAGTAGAAGAGCTGATCTTATTTGTCAAAAATATGTATCTTGCATATGCTTCTAACTACTGATAGATTATTACCGGACTAACTCTGCTACTACTTTCCAAGAGCATGCTACTCATTTTGTAGAAGATTTTGTCCATGTTACATACGGTGTTATGATTTGCTACATGTGTTCATTGTTTTGTTGCTTAGTATGTGCAAATTAAGAGCTACAACAATTAGTGTGTATATGTTACAGAGATAAGCTATATACGTGTTCCTGTAATGTTAGGTAAGTGAAGCAAAAAAATTGAATGTATTGCACAGACATATTGTAAATTAATGCAACATTTTTAAAAAATGCTAGGTACACACTAAAATGTTACTACAtttgaaaaataattttaaaaagtaGCATATGATTTTGTACAACATATCTAGATGTAGCTACAACCGGTTGATGGCTAGCATATGCCTAATATTTATGATAGAAAAATCTTATAGCAGCGCAACGATGAGATTAGCTGATCCTGGTCTGATAGTGAGGATAATCAAAGTATTTGAGCAAGGTATGCTTGACTTTATCTAGATGGAGGCCTAAACCGCCATTGTCATCTTCTAGCCCAAGCGTAGTATGGCCACCAAGTCACAACTTTCAACTCTATCTGCAATCGTTGGACATCTTTGTCCTGAAAATATAAAGCTCTTCCACACAAGTTAACTTCTATTCCGCAATCAGCGGAGATATTTGTCGTGAAAATGTAAGGCTCTTCCACACAAGCAAACGACTTTCTAGGTTCTCCACTTATGTGGAATGTATCAAGAAAATTcgcacatgcatgcatgctggTACATAATATGTATACAGCACATCAGTCGTACTCGGCGTGCGATGGCGCTCTCATGGATATACAAGACAAAAAAATAGCTGGAAGCAACGACTAAGTGTTGACGGACGACCAGCTTATACTCCTACAAAATAGAATAGGCAGTACTGCAGTAGCACAAATACGACTGATGATTCTAGTCGTCCAAGTGTCCAACACGTACACCATTGATCTACTCTATATAAACCGCACCACTGCCATGCTATTTCAATCACACCACCACCTCGTAGCAAGGTTTAAGCCTGCAACACAACACTAGCAAGTGACGGCATGGCGAACTCACCGATGGCGGTGTTGACGGTCATGGCTCTTGGGCTAGCAGCAGCACTCCTCTCGGCCGCTGGTCCGGCGGCCGCGCAGAACTGCGGCTGCCAGCCGGGCTTCTGCTGCAGCCAGTTCGGCTTCTGCGGCACCACTGATCCCTACTGCGGCAAAGGATGCCAGTCCGGACCATGTACTGGAAGTGGAAGTGGTAGCGGAGGTGTGGGCAGCATCGTCAGCGATGCTTTCTTCAACGCAATCAAGTCCAAATCCAGCGGCGGCTGCTCAGGCCAAAGCTTCTACACCCGTGCGGCCTTTTTGAACGCCGCTGGTTCCTACTCCGGCTTCGCGTCGGGAAGCTCCGACGCCGCCAAGCGCGAGATCGCCGCCTTCTTCGCCCACGTCACGCACGAGACCGGACGTAAGTTgtcatcaaaataacatagtggaACACATTTCATCATCTTTAGAGCTTATGTCACTATATATATGCAGACTTCTGCTACATCGAGGAGATTAACGGTGCGAGCCAGAACTACTGCGACACCTCCTTCTCGCAGTGGCCATGCTCTTCCGGGGCCAAGTACTACGGCCGCGGCCCGCTGCAGCTCACGTGGAACTACAACTACGGGGCGGCGGGGAAGAGCATCGGCTTCGACGGGCTGGGGAGCCCGCAGACGGTGGCGCAGGACCCTGTGGTGGCGTTCAAGACGGCGCTCTGGTACTGGATGACCAACGTGCACGGGGTGCTGCCGCGGGGCTTCGGCGCCACCACCAGGGCCATCAACGGCGCCGTGGAGTGCGATGGCAAGAACACCGCGCAGATGAACGCAAGGGTGGGCTACTACCAGGACTACTGCCGCCAGCTCGGCGTCGACGCCGGGGGCAGCCTCACATGCTAGACACGGGCTTGCATGCAGGGCTCGTGTGAGGAATAACTTATTTCCAGAGTCTACTGTCTATGATATACTATCTGAATAATGGAGCAACAATAAAATTCTGTGCGCCGCCGCACAGTTCTTCCTAGTCAACTCCCTGTATCAACTTATCCTTGCACCTTGTCACTTTCATGTACTTTTTACAGAGAAGGGCCTGAAATCCGTGGAAAGACCACTTTGACTTGTTATGATGTGATTACGTAAATCTATTTATGTATGCTTTGTTATGATACCATAGGGATTTAAATCTTCTTAAATTACATTCCTCTGCTGGCAATGTATTTTCACACGATTAAACTTAGTTAAGTGTATGTGATGACACTAACATAGGCACACCATTAGCCAATATAAGCGTGTGTGCAGGGCGGCCGTAACATATCAGGGGCCGGTGCAAGACCAAAAAAGGGCCCTATACACAAGCAATAGAGAAAATTTCTGACATTTAATTTAATCAAAATTTAATCGTTTAACATAATCTTGGACTCTGCTCACGATCTTATTGCATTTCAGCTCAAAATTTAATCCCTAACTTGTGCTTGCATCCACATCTTGCACTCTGGATCTCCAGCCGACCCTCCAGCTTGTATCGACTTAATTTATCATCTAAGTTACCCCAATTTGCTAGATCCCAATTTTCCCTAGCAGATTACTACCATGTTGGCCCTTGCTGCTGACCGTCgggcgctgccgccgccgcgccgacCGCCTGCCTGTCGGCCCCTGCCCAGTTGCTGCTGCCGATTCCCCTCCCGATTTCCCCCTTTCTTCAATCTTCTGCCTTGCTCAAGGCTCAAGCGCATGAGGATTGGAGAATAAGgaaggagaagtgaagaacaaatcaaatcaaatcggcAGGAATGAGCAAGAACAAACTAATCTTGACATAGCTGGGTGAGACCCCTAGCGATCGGGGGGCCAGTGCGGCCGCACTGGTTGCACTGCCTCAGCGCCGGGCCTGCGTGTGTGATGTCATCACTAAGCGCAGGTGATCAAACTGAAAAATGATTGTTCTAAGTTACAGAtatgacccccccccccctccccccttgGGGAAATCATCGGACACACAAGCGGTAGATCTGGGCCAACCATTTTTGATGGCCAGCCCATCTCCCACCTTCGGGTAGTGTCGGTCGGTTAACTTCTGTACGATGCACAATTTTAGTTGTGTGTGATTGCATGCACTATACTATAGGGAACacctgcggcggaggaggaggccacaaGCACCGCAATGCCCGGGGCTGCTTCAACAAGAGTCCTCATGCTACGGGACTAGCCCAGGAGCACCTCCGCATGCCGCCATCGTAGATGTCGCGATGCAGCACTTGTA encodes:
- the LOC124652709 gene encoding endochitinase A-like isoform X2 — protein: MANSPMAVLTVMALGLAAALLSAAGPAAAQNCGCQPGFCCSQFGFCGTTDPYCGKGCQSGPCTGSGSGSGGVGSIVSDAFFNAIKSKSSGGCSGQSFYTRAAFLNAAGSYSGFASGSSDAAKREIAAFFAHVTHETGHFCYIEEINGASQNYCDTSFSQWPCSSGAKYYGRGPLQLTWNYNYGAAGKSSGFDGLGSPQTVAQDPVVAFKTALWYWMTNVHGVLPRGFGATTRAINGAVECDGKNTAQMNARVGYYQDYCRQLGFDAGGSLTC
- the LOC124652709 gene encoding endochitinase A-like isoform X1, producing MANSPMAVLTVMALGLAAALLSAAGPAAAQNCGCQPGFCCSQFGFCGTTDPYCGKGCQSGPCTGSGSGSGGVGSIVSDAFFNAIKSKSSGGCSGQSFYTRAAFLNAAGSYSGFASGSSDAAKREIAAFFAHVTHETGHFCYIEEINGASQNYCDTSFSQWPCSSGAKYYGRGPLQLTWNYNYGAAGKSIGFDGLGSPQTVAQDPVVAFKTALWYWMTNVHGVLPRGFGATTRAINGAVECDGKNTAQMNARVGYYQDYCRQLGVDAGGSLTC